Part of the Cloacibacterium caeni genome is shown below.
ATGGGTTACGAATTAAGTGAAAATATGAATGCTGAAAATGTAGTCAAAGCTCTGAAAATGGCCGTTAAAAACAGAACAACACATCTTCCGCTTATTCATCACTCAGACAGGGGATTGCAATATTGCTCAGAAGTGTATCAGAAAGTACTTGTTGAAAACAAAATAAAACCCTCAATGACAGATGGCTATGATTGTTATCAAAATGCTTTGGCAGAAAGAATAAACGGAATATTGAAGCAGGAATTTTTAATTTATAAATGCAAAAACATTCAGGATTTAAAACAAATGGTTAAAGAAAGTATTTATATTTACAACAACAAAAGACCACATCTTAGTCTGAAGATGAAAACCCCGGAAACAATCCACAAAAAATCCGGAAAATCAATATCTTCCGGATTGGTATTTTAATGTAAAACTTGTAAACCTATTTTAGGATTAGTCATTATAAAAATTTCTTTATACAAATGGTAATTTTACCACTTTAGCAGGAATATTTTTATTTCTGATTTGAATAAAGATTTCAGAATCTAATTTGAAGTAAGGTTTGGCTACATAAGCAAGACCAACTCCCACTTTTTTCAAAGGACTCATCGTTCCAGAAGTTACTTTCCCTATTTCATTTCCTTCTGCATCTACCACCAAATAATCGTGTCTAGGAATAGCTTTTTCTTGCATTTCGAAACCTACTAATTTTCTAGAAACGCCTTCTTCTTTTTGTTTTAAAAGGAATTCTTTATCTACAAATTCTTTGTCGAATTTAGTAATCCAGCCTAATCCAGCTTCTAATGGAGAGGTAGTATCATCAATATCATTTCCGTAAAGACAGAAACCTTTCTCTAATCTCAAAGTGTCTCTAGAAGCCAAACCACAAGGAATAAGTCCGAATTCTTCCCCTGCTTTTGTCAATTCATCCCAAAGTTTTTCTGCATTTTCGTTTCCAAAATAAATTTCAAAACCGCCACTTCCTGTATAACCAGTGTTTGAAATAATTACGTTTTCTACGCCAGCAACAGTTCCCACCGTAAAATGGTAATAAGGAATTTCAGAAAGATTGGTGTAGGTAAGTTTTTGAAGGGTTTCTACAGCTTTCGGACCTTG
Proteins encoded:
- the gcvT gene encoding glycine cleavage system aminomethyltransferase GcvT, producing the protein MDKKTALYNKHVSLGAKMVPFAGFEMPVQYSGVTEEHFAVREKVGIFDVSHMGQFYVEGTEAKNLLQFITSNNVEKLTNGQAQYSCLPNGKGGIIDDLIVYKMNDEKYFVVVNASNIEKDWNHFSHYNEKFGAQLSNISDETSLIAIQGPKAVETLQKLTYTNLSEIPYYHFTVGTVAGVENVIISNTGYTGSGGFEIYFGNENAEKLWDELTKAGEEFGLIPCGLASRDTLRLEKGFCLYGNDIDDTTSPLEAGLGWITKFDKEFVDKEFLLKQKEEGVSRKLVGFEMQEKAIPRHDYLVVDAEGNEIGKVTSGTMSPLKKVGVGLAYVAKPYFKLDSEIFIQIRNKNIPAKVVKLPFV